DNA from Streptomyces sp. Edi4:
GCTGCCCTACCGCAAGGCGCCCGACCTCATGGTCTACCTCACTGCGGACTTCGACACGGTGCTGCACCGGATCGGCCTGCGCGGCCGCGACTTCGAGCAGGACGAAGCCCTTGTCGAGTACTACCGGGTCCTGTGGTCGGGTTACGACGACTGGGTGCACCGGCACTACTCGGCCAGCGACGTCCTCGTCATCGACATGAACCGCACCGATGTGGTGGGCAGCCCCGAGGACGCGGCCCGGGTGGTACGCGAGGTCAGGGCCGCCCTGGCGGCCGGCCCGGCGGGGCGCTGAGCGCCCCCGCTCACAGGCCGCGCGCGGTGATGTCCCCGTACGAGGTCGTCGCGTGGATACGCAGGCCGGCCTCGGCGCCCTCGGTGTTGCGGAGCGCGTTGTGGACGCGGCCGTACGACGTCCCCGCGTCCAGGGTGGCCGAGGCGCCGGGGGCCGTGCCCACGGTGATCGCCCCGTAGGCGGTGTGCAGGGTGAGGGTGCCGCGGGTGGCCTCGTCGATGTGGATGTCGCCCGCCGACACCGTGATGCGCGCGTCGCCGGCGAGGCGGCCGACCCGGACGTCGCCCGCGTGGACGCTCAGCCGCAGACTCGCGGCCTCCTCGATCCGGGCGGCGCCGTGGGCCCCGTCGAAGGTGACATCGCCAAGGGGACCGGACGTGTGAAACTCGGCGGCGCCCGCCTTGGCCGCGACCTCCGAGCCGCCCGGGAGCCGGACGGACACGTCCAGTGCGCCCGAGGCACCGAAGTACTGGTTCTTCGCCGGGGCGACGATCCGCAGCACCCCGTCCTCGAAGGCGACCGAGGTCTGCTGCGCTGCCTTCACGTCACGGCTCCTGGACGCGTCCGCGGGCTTGATGTCGACGCTGACGTCGGCCTGGTCGGTGGCGCTCACCCGTACCCGTCCTGCCGGGATGTCGAGGACGGCGGTGACGGGGGCGGTGGCGGCGAACGTCTGCATGGTGTGCTCCTGCGTCTCGTGGTCCTGCGCGGCGGGTGGCTTGTCCGCCGCGTTCTGTGGCAGATCATGCGCGGTACGGGTTTCAGCCCGGCTTCACCACGGATTCAGCCCGCTTCACCACGGATCCAGTCGGGTTCGGTGGGCCCCGCTCGGCCCCTGTCGCATTTTCCGCGGGCATTTTTGTCGACGGCCTTCAGTTCTCGCGGCGGCTCCGCTGTAGTGGCCCCTACGGGCCGACGGCTCGCGCGCACGTCGGCGGCCGGTGCGCCGGCCGCCGCGCGGACGCGGCACGTGACCAGTTGTTCGTGACCACCTGTTCGTCACGGCTTGTTCGTCACCACCTGTTCATCCACCGAAGAGGCAGGAAGGAACGCCATGAGTCCCAGCCCCAGCCCCGTGGAGCTCCAGATCCGCGAAGCGGGTCCGCTCGACTTGGAGGAGCAGTTCATCGAGTTCGAGGACGATGTGGATCCCGGGCGTCGCGTCGAGGCCTGCATGGTCGACCCGTGGCCCACGGCCACCACCCGGGTGGCCTGCGACTGAGCCCACCCCGGCGGCCCCGGTCATCCGGCCGGGGCCGCGCGCACGGGCTCGGCACAGGCGGGGGGGCCAGGATCGCGGGACGTGGAACGGGGAGCGCATGAGGGCGGCCCGGCACGACGACGCACGGGACACCGACGACGTGGAGGACATCGACGATAAACAGGACTCCACGCAGGACACGGACGACGCGGCCGCGCTGCGGCGCCGCCTCGAAGCGCTGCTCGGCGGAGCCCGACGGCGGCTCGCCGCAGACGAGTTGTGGCTCTACCTGATGGATCCGGCCATGCCCGCGTACGAGCACGGCTGGAAGCTCCGCGTCTCCACCCGGCCCGAAGAGCTCATGGAGACCATGGGCCTGATCGTGCCGGTCCTGCTGCGCCACACCTGCGACGCCAAGTTCGCGCTCAGCCCCTCGGTTCTTCGGGACCTCAACAGCGGCGAACGCCATCCCCACCTGGTTGGCAAGGCGGTCACCGTCTATCCGCGCGCGGAGGACTTCGTGACCATCGCGCATGAACTGGCCGGCATCCTCGACGGACGCACCGGCCCCCGCGTGCTCAGCGACCGCCGCGTGCGGGAGGGGGCGCCGGTCCACTACCGGTACGGGCCCTTCAGAGCGGCTGGGAGCACCCTCGTCATGATCGGCCCCAACGGGCGCGCCTTCACGGGCCGCGCGGGTGCCCGCTACCGACAACCGCCGTGGGCCGACGACCCGTTCGGCCGCCCGGCCCCTGCCGTGGTCCCGGCCACGAGCCCTCTGGTCGGCGGCCGTTTCCGGGTCACCAGGGGCATCGCCCGGTCACCACGCGGAGACGTCCTGCGGGGATTGGACACGACGACCGGTGAACCCGTGGTCATCAAGCAGGCCAGGGCCCACATGGCGCAGGACGAGCGGGGGCTGGACGCTCGGGGCCGACTGCGCCACGAGCACCGGGTGCTGGCGGCACTGGCCGGCACCGCCGGCGTACCGCGCGTCGTCGGCCATCTGCGGCACGGCGAGGACGAGTACCTGGTCATGACCGACTGCGGCCCCGCGGACTTGCGCCGGGACATCCTCAGCCACGGCCCCTACGCGGCCCGCGGCGACGGCGGTGGCCGCCAAGTGGCCGCCCTGACACGCCAGTTGCTGGCGATCCTGGCCGCGATCCACAACCGTTCCGTGGTGGTCCGCGATCTCAAACCGGACAATGTGGTGCTGGGTTTCGACGGCACGGCGCATCTCGTCGACTTCGGCATCAGCGCCCTCGGCGGCTCCCGCCCGGCCGGTGCGACACGCGGCTACTCCCTGCCCGTGTACCGCCCCGACGCCGAACCCGACCCGGCCGACGACTTCTACGCGCTGGGCGCCACCCTGCACTTCGCGCTCACCGGGATGGATCCGGTCGCCCTCGACCCCGACCGCGCCGTCAACCGCGAGCGGACCCTGGCGTGCCTGACCGCGGCCGCGCCCGGCGCCGCCCTGCGCCCGCTGCGCCTGTTGGTCGCCGGCCTGATGAGCTTCGATCCGGCCGAACGCGCCGCAGCCGCACGGCGGTTCGCGGCAGGGCTGCCCGCCCTCCCCGGCAGGCGCGGGACACCGTCCCCTGTCCGTCCCTCCCCGGCCCTCCTGGACGAGGTGATCGGCCACACCGTCGCCGCGAGTGTCGCCGCCGTGCCCGGTCTGTGGGGCAGGCCCGGCGCGGATTACCCGGGCTCCTCGCTCACCCTGTACGCGGGCGCGGCCGGCGTCGGCCTCGAACTGCTCCAGCACCTGGACCGGCCCGGCGTTGTGGAGGCCGTCGCCGAACTGGCCCGCGCCACCGCACGCCATGCCGAACTGCCGCGCCTGAACGCGGCGTTGTACACGGGCCGGACCGGCGTCGATGTGTTCCTCGGCGCGGCCGCCCGAGCCGTCGGGTCCCTGCCGCGCGAACCGCTCGGGCCACCGGACCCGCCGGACGACACCGGTGACCAGATCGGCGGCCGGGCCGGAACCGGCACGGGTCATTTGGTGCTGGCGGCGCAGGCCGCCGCCGACGGGCGCGACCCCGACGCAGGCCGCCACCTGGCGATCGCGTCCGACTGCGCCGCCGCACTCCTTGCCGGAGGAGCGGACGCGGTCCCCCACCTCGTACGGCCCGCCGCGTCGTCGGACGCGGCGTACGAACTCGGCTTCGCCCACGGCGCCGCGGGCATCGCGCACTTCCTCTACGGCTGTCAACGGGCCACCGCCGGCCAAACCGTGCGCGCCGCCGCCCTGGGGTCCCTCGACGCCCTGGCCGCCCGCGTGCCCGGCCTGGTGAGCGCGGCCGAACGCCCCGAGGCCAGCCGCCGGTACGGCTCCTGGTGCCGGGGGCTGGCCGGCATCGCGGCGCTGTTGATCGAGGCGGGCGCCGGCGAACAGGACGCGAGGCTGCTCGGCCTCGGGCTGCGCGCCGCCCGGGTCTGTCACCGGATCGCTCCCCGGATGAGCCTGGTGTCGCAGTGCTGTGGCCTGTCCGGCGTCGGCGACGTCCTGGTCGACGCCGCGCTCGCCACGGGCGACGACGCGTACTGGGCCGGAGCGAAGGACATCGCCTCACTGATCCTGGCGCGCAGCGGCGGAACCGTACGCCGGCCGCTGTTCCCCGACCGCACCCTCACCGGAACCGACGTGGCCTGGGCGACCGGCGGCGCGGGCGTGCTCACGTTCCTGCGCAGGCTGCGCGACCGGGGCGGCGCCCGGCTGTGGGACCCCGCCGGCCCCTGACCCGCCGCGCCCGCGAGGCGGTACCGCACGGGGCACCACGACGACTTGTACGTCGTCCTCGTAGACGACCCGGCCGGGGTCGGTGGAGCGCAGTGCCACGCATTCGACGCCGTGCGCCGCCAGGATCTCCAGATAGCCCGGGACCAGAGCCAGGAGACGGGTCGCCGACGGCTTGAACCAGGCAGCGGCTCCCGGGTTGATCGCGTCGTCGTAGACGGCGGGGTCGACGGTCGAGGGATCGGTGTACGCGGCGTCGTACCAGCTGTTGGCGCGGCGGCGGAAGGCCTCCTCCTCGTCCGAGAGGCCGCCCGCCCGCGCCAAGTTGTTGACGAGGCCGAACACCCCGGTGAAGTGGCCTCGGCCGTTGCGGTGAGGGGATTGGAAGCGTACGTGGGGGACGGCCTCGCCGTCGCCGTCGGTCTTCTCCATCGGTCCATCTTCCCCCGGACCTTCGCGTGCCGCGGTCGAGCCGGGGGCCGGGGGCGTACATCACCGGGTGTAGGGGCGTTCAACCCCCGGGTGCAGACCGGGCGCCACGATGTCGGTCC
Protein-coding regions in this window:
- the lanL gene encoding class IV lanthionine synthetase LanL, with amino-acid sequence MRAARHDDARDTDDVEDIDDKQDSTQDTDDAAALRRRLEALLGGARRRLAADELWLYLMDPAMPAYEHGWKLRVSTRPEELMETMGLIVPVLLRHTCDAKFALSPSVLRDLNSGERHPHLVGKAVTVYPRAEDFVTIAHELAGILDGRTGPRVLSDRRVREGAPVHYRYGPFRAAGSTLVMIGPNGRAFTGRAGARYRQPPWADDPFGRPAPAVVPATSPLVGGRFRVTRGIARSPRGDVLRGLDTTTGEPVVIKQARAHMAQDERGLDARGRLRHEHRVLAALAGTAGVPRVVGHLRHGEDEYLVMTDCGPADLRRDILSHGPYAARGDGGGRQVAALTRQLLAILAAIHNRSVVVRDLKPDNVVLGFDGTAHLVDFGISALGGSRPAGATRGYSLPVYRPDAEPDPADDFYALGATLHFALTGMDPVALDPDRAVNRERTLACLTAAAPGAALRPLRLLVAGLMSFDPAERAAAARRFAAGLPALPGRRGTPSPVRPSPALLDEVIGHTVAASVAAVPGLWGRPGADYPGSSLTLYAGAAGVGLELLQHLDRPGVVEAVAELARATARHAELPRLNAALYTGRTGVDVFLGAAARAVGSLPREPLGPPDPPDDTGDQIGGRAGTGTGHLVLAAQAAADGRDPDAGRHLAIASDCAAALLAGGADAVPHLVRPAASSDAAYELGFAHGAAGIAHFLYGCQRATAGQTVRAAALGSLDALAARVPGLVSAAERPEASRRYGSWCRGLAGIAALLIEAGAGEQDARLLGLGLRAARVCHRIAPRMSLVSQCCGLSGVGDVLVDAALATGDDAYWAGAKDIASLILARSGGTVRRPLFPDRTLTGTDVAWATGGAGVLTFLRRLRDRGGARLWDPAGP
- a CDS encoding SflA family class IV lanthipeptide; translated protein: MSPSPSPVELQIREAGPLDLEEQFIEFEDDVDPGRRVEACMVDPWPTATTRVACD
- a CDS encoding DUF4097 family beta strand repeat-containing protein, whose translation is MQTFAATAPVTAVLDIPAGRVRVSATDQADVSVDIKPADASRSRDVKAAQQTSVAFEDGVLRIVAPAKNQYFGASGALDVSVRLPGGSEVAAKAGAAEFHTSGPLGDVTFDGAHGAARIEEAASLRLSVHAGDVRVGRLAGDARITVSAGDIHIDEATRGTLTLHTAYGAITVGTAPGASATLDAGTSYGRVHNALRNTEGAEAGLRIHATTSYGDITARGL